A genomic segment from Streptosporangium roseum DSM 43021 encodes:
- a CDS encoding NADH-quinone oxidoreductase subunit J has translation MTLQSAAFWMLATLSVAGGVAVFVVDSMARATFALLTSLICVGLVFLLIDLSYLGVLIVLMMVMEMLIMAVFMIMFMMNPAGLMPMKMVHNARGAPLIAAGVFVLLVAGVFLTPWPRRRGSPPADPTHALGLSIMGPKMLVMMVVGVAILATMISTTVLATHRGRYDADSGGDDSGDDGGGGNGDGDGDGDNSGGGGNGGGGGAPTGHLSPPRALPSSPPPDLPSPSPAERARHRGDRPRLRHEEDR, from the coding sequence TTGACGCTCCAGTCCGCCGCGTTCTGGATGCTCGCCACGCTCTCGGTGGCCGGGGGCGTCGCGGTGTTCGTCGTCGACTCGATGGCGCGGGCGACGTTCGCCCTGCTGACGTCGTTGATCTGCGTGGGGCTGGTCTTCCTCCTGATCGACCTGTCGTACCTGGGCGTTCTGATCGTCCTCATGATGGTCATGGAGATGCTGATCATGGCGGTCTTCATGATCATGTTCATGATGAACCCGGCCGGCCTCATGCCGATGAAGATGGTGCACAACGCTCGCGGAGCCCCGCTCATCGCCGCGGGAGTCTTCGTCCTCCTGGTGGCCGGGGTGTTCCTCACTCCCTGGCCTCGGCGCCGGGGCAGCCCACCGGCCGATCCGACCCATGCACTGGGCCTGTCGATCATGGGGCCGAAGATGCTCGTCATGATGGTCGTCGGGGTGGCCATCCTCGCCACGATGATCTCCACGACGGTGCTGGCGACCCACCGGGGCCGCTACGACGCCGACAGCGGCGGCGATGACAGTGGCGACGACGGCGGCGGCGGTAACGGCGACGGCGACGGCGACGGCGATAACAGTGGCGGCGGCGGTAACGGTGGCGGCGGTGGCGCTCCGACCGGCCACCTGTCCCCTCCCCGGGCGCTCCCCTCCTCCCCTCCCCCGGACCTCCCCTCCCCCTCCCCTGCAGAGCGGGCGCGTCATCGCGGCGACCGCCCGCGCCTCCGTCACGAGGAGGACCGCTGA
- a CDS encoding peptide MFS transporter — translation MSSQRSGTGSPGESHDAADRYDGAVSVRAMPRWYVTLFATDALERFGFYGMQAILVLYAAAPRSTGGLGLARADAAALFGAWIGLMFILSMAGGWAGDRLLGQRPALLAGCVFSGIGYLLLAIPTGVMTAVGLCVLAIGGGLFKPNHQAMINLMFGGSRGRESGISLMYVGVQVSALLAPLVTAFLGERVSWHLAFSVAALAVIATGVVFASTGAQFHGIGARPARPLTPGERRVLLTRTSATGAVLAGLLVVMALAGVLSPTTAIAITGVLTVIVPPVGYLVLYRNPELGVADRRRLRAFLAVLLGSTLFWMIIAHAASLLNLFARDHVDLDVAGFTVPAGWLQAVTPMFILVLAPMIASVLPRIGGRRHVAIKFATGLLLVGGGFLVMSVAAALAAGDTRISPLWLIVVYLTHACGEVVVAAVSISALADVLPRPFMGRVVGVYWLFAALGGGLGSGVVRLSEVVPETAYYLGLGLVAVLVGLGFLLRRAALSRALATDDHVDATVGGSGPLASSTEV, via the coding sequence ATGAGCTCCCAGCGGTCCGGGACCGGGAGTCCCGGCGAGAGCCACGACGCCGCCGACCGGTATGACGGCGCGGTGTCGGTGCGCGCGATGCCGCGCTGGTACGTGACGCTCTTCGCCACCGACGCGCTCGAACGTTTCGGCTTCTACGGCATGCAGGCCATCCTGGTGCTGTACGCCGCGGCACCCCGCTCCACGGGCGGGCTCGGCCTGGCCAGGGCGGATGCCGCCGCGCTGTTCGGGGCGTGGATCGGCCTGATGTTCATCCTGTCGATGGCGGGCGGCTGGGCGGGGGACCGGCTGCTCGGCCAGCGGCCCGCGCTGCTGGCCGGGTGCGTGTTCAGCGGGATCGGCTACCTGCTCCTGGCGATCCCGACCGGTGTCATGACGGCGGTCGGCCTGTGCGTGCTGGCGATCGGCGGCGGCCTGTTCAAGCCGAACCACCAAGCGATGATCAACCTGATGTTCGGCGGCAGCAGAGGGCGCGAGTCGGGCATCTCGCTGATGTACGTCGGCGTCCAGGTGTCCGCGCTGCTGGCACCGCTGGTCACCGCCTTCCTCGGCGAGCGGGTCAGCTGGCATCTCGCCTTCTCGGTGGCGGCGCTGGCCGTGATCGCCACCGGCGTGGTGTTCGCCTCCACCGGGGCGCAGTTCCACGGTATCGGCGCCCGGCCGGCGAGGCCGCTCACGCCCGGGGAACGTCGTGTCCTGCTCACCCGGACATCCGCGACCGGCGCGGTGCTGGCGGGGCTGCTCGTCGTCATGGCGCTCGCCGGCGTGCTCAGCCCCACCACGGCGATCGCGATCACCGGCGTGCTGACCGTCATCGTGCCGCCCGTCGGCTACCTGGTGCTGTACCGGAACCCGGAGCTCGGCGTGGCCGACCGGCGGCGGCTGCGGGCCTTCCTCGCCGTGCTGCTGGGCAGCACGCTGTTCTGGATGATCATCGCCCACGCGGCGTCGCTGCTCAACCTGTTCGCCCGGGATCACGTCGACCTCGACGTGGCCGGCTTCACCGTGCCGGCCGGCTGGCTGCAGGCGGTGACGCCGATGTTCATCCTGGTGCTCGCACCGATGATCGCCTCGGTGCTGCCCAGGATCGGCGGGCGGCGGCATGTCGCGATCAAGTTCGCCACCGGGCTGCTGCTGGTGGGCGGCGGTTTCCTGGTGATGTCGGTCGCGGCCGCGCTCGCCGCCGGAGACACGAGGATCTCCCCGCTCTGGCTGATCGTGGTCTACCTGACGCACGCCTGCGGTGAGGTCGTCGTCGCGGCGGTGAGCATCTCGGCGCTGGCCGACGTGCTCCCCCGCCCGTTCATGGGGCGGGTCGTCGGCGTCTACTGGCTGTTCGCCGCGCTCGGCGGCGGGCTGGGCAGCGGCGTCGTGCGCCTGAGCGAGGTCGTTCCCGAGACCGCCTACTACCTCGGGCTCGGTCTTGTGGCGGTCCTGGTCGGCCTCGGATTCCTGCTCCGGCGCGCGGCGCTGAGCCGCGCGCTGGCGACGGACGACCATGTGGACGCCACCGTGGGCGGATCCGGGCCGCTCGCCTCCTCCACCGAAGTCTGA
- a CDS encoding NADH-quinone oxidoreductase subunit L, which produces MSALAWLLPGLPVVSGGLLVLAGHRADRAAPMTAVAIAAATLALAVLAAITRPESSTTLFAGLRAGPAVDGLSAVTVVTVSAIALAVLVFAAGQIREDRGRFSGLMLLFTGAMLATVTATDLALLLMAWEVMGAMSYALIGFRWRDGHRVRSAGIAFVTTRAGDMGLYLAAGCALASAWSLDMAGLAGSARPWRDLIAAGIVAAALGKSAQLPFSFWLSRAMAGPSPVSALLHSATMVAAGAYLLLRVQPLLAATGWAGPLVAWVGALTALLLGAVAVAQRDLKQLLAASTCAQVGFMVLAAGVSAVAGGTAHLVAHAAVKSLLFLCAGAWLTALGTKDLTELHGAARRHRLVGVTFAIGALALAGLPPLSLWVTKGAVLSAVAERSPPLYLVSLAAALLAAAYAAKAVFAVWRPRDAGTRDDSEQPGTHRVGLLERLPLPVLALVAAASGVVGPPAAFDAWRRLLGAPAEPGPGGGELLLSGALAIVVVLAVRDRALPAPRVLGEWLYLERAAVAVVWRPLTALARSLARFDDRVVDGAVRSVPRAGMAAARLARRWGEAGADGAVRAVASGVAGLAALARRPQTGQVHTYFAQAAVGLVLLAVLIALVR; this is translated from the coding sequence ATGAGCGCGCTCGCCTGGCTGCTTCCCGGCCTGCCGGTCGTTTCGGGCGGGCTCCTGGTGCTGGCCGGCCACCGGGCGGACCGGGCGGCGCCGATGACGGCCGTCGCGATCGCCGCCGCGACGCTCGCCCTGGCGGTGCTCGCCGCGATCACCCGCCCCGAGTCCTCCACGACGCTGTTCGCCGGGCTGCGGGCGGGGCCGGCGGTCGACGGGCTGTCGGCGGTGACGGTCGTCACCGTGTCCGCGATCGCGCTGGCCGTGCTCGTCTTCGCCGCCGGGCAGATCCGCGAGGATCGCGGCCGGTTCTCCGGGCTGATGCTGCTGTTCACCGGGGCCATGCTGGCCACCGTCACGGCCACCGATCTCGCGCTCCTGTTGATGGCGTGGGAGGTCATGGGGGCGATGTCGTACGCGCTGATCGGTTTCCGGTGGCGCGACGGCCATCGGGTGAGGTCGGCGGGCATCGCCTTCGTCACCACCCGCGCCGGAGACATGGGCCTGTACCTCGCCGCCGGCTGCGCCCTCGCCTCGGCCTGGTCGCTGGACATGGCCGGGCTCGCGGGGAGCGCACGGCCCTGGCGCGACCTGATCGCCGCCGGGATCGTCGCCGCCGCGCTGGGCAAGTCGGCCCAGCTGCCGTTCTCCTTCTGGCTGTCGCGTGCTATGGCGGGCCCGAGCCCGGTGTCGGCGCTGCTCCACTCGGCCACCATGGTCGCCGCCGGGGCCTACCTGCTGCTGCGCGTGCAGCCGCTGCTCGCCGCGACGGGCTGGGCCGGCCCGCTGGTCGCCTGGGTGGGCGCGCTGACGGCGCTGCTGCTCGGAGCCGTGGCCGTCGCCCAGCGTGATCTCAAGCAGTTGCTGGCGGCGTCCACCTGCGCGCAGGTCGGCTTCATGGTGCTCGCCGCCGGCGTTTCCGCGGTGGCCGGAGGCACCGCGCATCTGGTCGCGCACGCCGCCGTCAAGAGCCTGCTCTTCCTGTGCGCCGGGGCGTGGCTGACGGCCCTGGGCACCAAGGACCTGACCGAGCTGCACGGCGCGGCCCGGCGCCACCGGCTCGTCGGGGTCACCTTCGCGATCGGGGCCCTGGCGCTGGCGGGGCTGCCGCCGCTGTCGCTGTGGGTCACCAAGGGCGCCGTCCTGTCCGCGGTGGCCGAACGGTCGCCGCCCCTGTATCTCGTCTCGCTCGCCGCCGCGCTGCTGGCCGCCGCCTACGCGGCCAAGGCCGTGTTCGCGGTCTGGCGCCCACGGGACGCCGGGACACGGGACGACTCCGAGCAGCCCGGCACCCATCGTGTCGGTCTCCTGGAACGCCTGCCGCTGCCCGTGCTCGCCCTGGTGGCGGCGGCATCCGGCGTGGTCGGACCGCCCGCGGCCTTCGACGCCTGGCGGAGGCTGCTGGGAGCCCCCGCGGAGCCCGGTCCGGGCGGCGGTGAGCTGCTGCTGTCCGGCGCGCTGGCGATCGTCGTGGTGCTGGCCGTACGGGATCGGGCGCTGCCCGCCCCCCGGGTGCTCGGCGAGTGGCTGTATCTGGAGCGGGCCGCGGTCGCCGTGGTGTGGCGGCCGCTGACGGCGCTGGCGCGGTCACTGGCGCGCTTCGACGACCGGGTGGTCGACGGCGCGGTCCGGAGCGTCCCGCGGGCCGGGATGGCGGCGGCCCGGCTGGCGAGGAGATGGGGGGAGGCCGGTGCGGACGGCGCGGTCCGCGCCGTCGCCTCGGGTGTGGCCGGGCTCGCCGCTCTGGCCCGGCGCCCGCAGACCGGCCAGGTGCACACCTATTTCGCGCAGGCGGCGGTGGGACTCGTCCTGCTGGCCGTCCTGATCGCGCTGGTGAGGTGA
- a CDS encoding complex I subunit 4 family protein: MSVLSAVIFLPLAVAAAVLLLPRLGARAAIRVWIAAAAADLLLVAVMWVGYEGGIGYETRMRWIPSVGAGYHVGVDGMSLPLMAMTALLFLVCSIYSLRGTRRARAYAALFLSLQTVCLGLFAALDLLLFFVFFDLSIVGMYFVIAGWGHGDRLRSALKFFLYTFLGSLALLLGFIGLYLGGDPRTFDMVDLTRAPPFAGAPGTAGLVLLAVGVGLAVKTPTVPFHTWLPPAHTDAPAAGSAILAGVMLKMGTYGFARIAMPMLPGAWQRHAWVFVVAGVAGVLYGALVALAQDDLKRLIAYTSVNHMGYIVLALGAAGLVAGDARARELAVSGAVTQMVSHGLVTGALFLLTGVLWDRARSYDLDGFGGIAATAPIFTGLTAVAAFASLGLPGLSGFIAEFQIFAGVIGIGTPGGVVAGALSVTGVLITAALLLRMLHKVYLGRPGELTPRVTDVRPDELAAVAPLMILSLIIGIAPRWLLDMIEPVSAAVVSLVSR; encoded by the coding sequence GTGAGCGTGCTCTCCGCCGTGATCTTCCTGCCGCTGGCCGTGGCCGCCGCAGTCCTGCTCCTGCCCCGGCTGGGCGCGCGTGCGGCGATCCGGGTCTGGATCGCCGCCGCGGCCGCCGACCTGCTGCTGGTCGCCGTGATGTGGGTGGGGTACGAGGGCGGGATCGGCTACGAGACGCGGATGCGCTGGATCCCGTCCGTGGGCGCCGGGTACCACGTGGGCGTCGACGGGATGTCGCTGCCGCTCATGGCGATGACCGCGCTGCTGTTCCTGGTGTGCTCGATCTACTCACTGCGCGGGACCCGGCGGGCCCGCGCCTACGCCGCGCTCTTCCTGTCCCTGCAGACGGTCTGCCTGGGCCTGTTCGCCGCGCTGGACCTGCTGCTGTTCTTCGTCTTCTTCGACCTGTCCATCGTGGGCATGTACTTCGTGATCGCCGGATGGGGGCACGGCGACCGCCTCCGGTCGGCGCTGAAGTTCTTCCTCTACACCTTCCTGGGATCGCTCGCCCTGCTGCTCGGCTTCATCGGGCTCTACCTCGGCGGCGACCCGCGCACCTTCGACATGGTCGACCTGACCCGCGCCCCGCCCTTCGCGGGCGCCCCCGGGACCGCCGGGCTGGTGCTGCTCGCCGTCGGCGTGGGGCTGGCGGTCAAGACGCCGACCGTGCCGTTCCACACCTGGCTCCCGCCGGCGCACACCGACGCCCCGGCCGCCGGATCGGCCATCCTCGCGGGCGTGATGCTGAAGATGGGCACCTACGGCTTCGCCCGGATCGCGATGCCGATGCTGCCCGGCGCCTGGCAGCGCCACGCCTGGGTGTTCGTCGTGGCCGGAGTGGCCGGCGTGCTGTACGGCGCGCTGGTCGCCCTGGCCCAGGACGACCTTAAACGGCTGATCGCCTACACCTCGGTCAACCACATGGGCTACATCGTGCTCGCCCTGGGCGCCGCGGGCCTTGTGGCCGGGGACGCGCGGGCCAGGGAGCTGGCGGTCAGCGGGGCCGTCACCCAGATGGTCAGCCACGGGCTGGTCACGGGCGCGCTCTTCCTGCTCACCGGCGTCCTGTGGGACCGCGCGCGCAGCTACGACCTCGACGGGTTCGGCGGAATCGCCGCGACCGCTCCGATCTTCACCGGGCTCACGGCCGTGGCCGCCTTCGCCTCCCTCGGCCTGCCGGGGCTGTCCGGCTTCATCGCCGAGTTCCAGATCTTCGCCGGGGTCATCGGCATCGGGACACCCGGCGGCGTGGTCGCCGGGGCCCTGTCCGTGACCGGCGTCCTCATCACCGCCGCGCTGCTGCTGCGGATGCTGCACAAGGTGTATCTGGGACGGCCGGGAGAGCTGACGCCCCGGGTCACCGACGTGCGGCCCGACGAGCTGGCCGCCGTGGCGCCGCTCATGATTCTGTCCCTGATCATCGGGATCGCTCCCCGGTGGCTGCTGGACATGATCGAACCGGTCTCCGCCGCCGTGGTCTCCCTGGTGAGCCGTTGA
- the nuoK gene encoding NADH-quinone oxidoreductase subunit NuoK: MGLQAFLLLAAALFSVGLYGALSQQAIVMLMMGLELMINGLIVAAGAFWYHVAPASADGQVLVLVAVTVMALEMAMGFAVTTAIFRARDVDMTDDAGDLRG, encoded by the coding sequence ATGGGACTTCAGGCCTTCCTGCTGCTCGCCGCCGCCCTGTTCTCCGTCGGCCTGTACGGCGCGCTGTCGCAGCAGGCGATCGTCATGCTGATGATGGGCCTCGAACTCATGATCAACGGGCTGATCGTGGCCGCCGGCGCCTTCTGGTACCACGTGGCCCCGGCGAGCGCCGACGGCCAGGTGCTGGTCCTGGTCGCCGTGACCGTCATGGCCCTGGAGATGGCCATGGGCTTCGCCGTCACCACGGCGATCTTCCGGGCGCGCGACGTGGACATGACCGACGACGCCGGGGATCTGAGGGGATGA
- a CDS encoding NADH-quinone oxidoreductase subunit N, translating to MNDDPLDLLPELFLLGGAVLGLLTGMFLPRHRQPIVAWICALGLAGGLAAGAFAATRPGGMAFGSYALDPLTHVTRATVMLATLLVVVLASGWARGRRRETEAYVLLLLSALGAIILAGTGDLLVFVAAYLLASIPAYTLAGFAKDAPGTEAALKYYLMGAFLGVPMLAGVTLLYGLAGSTTYAALGERLAGVPGAAVACALVALLAGVLFKIGGVPAHFWVPDVAEGAPAAVAAFVTTVPKVGAFVALFRMADEFLAASAADWRLLLALIATATMTLGNLAAFFQDNVRRLLAYSTISQAGYLLLPVVAAGRSDLAAPALLFYLGAYAVTNLGAFAVVVATGRDSLGGYTGLARHSPGLAASLAVCLFGLIGTPPTAVFVGKLLAFAAAWDAGQVWLAVVAAANTVASVFYYLRWIVPAFRPGGAEGPGGSGEPGGSGEPEGREGAEGTGRPRRAEGPGDPGRPGPRAAGGVSRGAARVAHVAAGASVLLGVASGLVLARGW from the coding sequence ATGAACGACGATCCCCTCGACCTCCTCCCGGAGCTGTTCCTGCTCGGCGGGGCGGTCCTGGGACTGCTCACCGGCATGTTCCTGCCACGTCACCGCCAGCCGATCGTGGCGTGGATCTGCGCCCTGGGCCTCGCGGGCGGGCTGGCCGCCGGCGCGTTCGCGGCCACCCGGCCCGGCGGCATGGCCTTCGGGTCCTACGCCCTCGACCCGCTCACCCACGTCACACGGGCCACGGTCATGCTCGCCACCCTGCTCGTGGTCGTCCTCGCGTCCGGCTGGGCGCGCGGACGCCGGCGCGAAACCGAGGCCTACGTCCTGCTCCTGCTCTCCGCCCTGGGCGCGATCATCCTGGCGGGGACCGGCGACCTGCTCGTCTTCGTCGCGGCCTACCTCCTGGCAAGCATCCCCGCCTACACCTTGGCGGGTTTCGCGAAGGACGCGCCCGGCACCGAGGCGGCGCTCAAGTACTACCTGATGGGCGCCTTCCTCGGCGTCCCGATGCTGGCGGGAGTGACGCTGCTGTACGGCCTCGCGGGCTCGACGACCTATGCGGCGCTGGGCGAGCGGCTCGCCGGGGTCCCCGGGGCCGCCGTGGCCTGCGCCCTCGTCGCCCTGCTCGCCGGCGTGCTCTTCAAGATCGGCGGCGTGCCCGCCCATTTCTGGGTGCCGGACGTCGCCGAGGGGGCGCCCGCCGCCGTCGCAGCGTTCGTCACGACGGTCCCGAAGGTCGGCGCGTTCGTCGCGCTGTTCCGCATGGCGGACGAGTTCCTCGCGGCCTCGGCCGCCGACTGGCGGCTGCTGCTGGCCCTGATCGCCACGGCGACGATGACCCTGGGCAATCTGGCCGCCTTCTTCCAGGACAACGTGCGGCGGCTGCTGGCCTACTCGACGATCAGCCAGGCCGGCTACCTCCTGCTGCCCGTCGTCGCGGCCGGACGCAGCGACCTCGCCGCTCCGGCGCTGCTGTTCTACCTCGGCGCGTACGCCGTCACCAATCTGGGAGCCTTCGCCGTGGTCGTCGCCACGGGACGCGACTCGCTGGGCGGCTACACCGGCCTGGCGCGGCACTCCCCCGGCCTCGCCGCGTCGCTCGCCGTATGCCTGTTCGGGCTCATCGGAACCCCGCCGACCGCCGTCTTCGTCGGCAAGCTGCTGGCCTTCGCCGCCGCCTGGGACGCCGGCCAGGTCTGGCTCGCCGTGGTCGCGGCGGCGAACACCGTCGCGAGCGTCTTCTACTACCTGCGATGGATCGTCCCGGCGTTCCGGCCGGGAGGAGCGGAGGGACCGGGAGGATCGGGAGAACCGGGAGGATCGGGAGAACCGGAAGGCAGGGAAGGAGCGGAAGGCACGGGGAGACCGCGCCGCGCGGAGGGGCCGGGCGATCCAGGGAGGCCGGGACCGCGCGCGGCGGGGGGCGTGTCGCGAGGCGCCGCGCGCGTCGCCCACGTCGCGGCCGGAGCCTCCGTCCTCCTGGGCGTCGCCAGCGGGCTCGTGCTCGCCCGTGGCTGGTAG
- a CDS encoding excinuclease ABC subunit UvrA, producing the protein MIRVRDAREHNLRHVDVEAPRDRIVLFTGVSGSGKSSLAFGTVYAEAQRRYLESVTPYARRLIEQVGAPKVGDITGLPPAVALRQARGGGSARSSVGTVTHLSNVLRMLFSRAGAYPPGAEHLDSDSFSPNTPIGACPHCHGLGRVHTVSEESLVPDPGLSIREGAVAAWPGAWQGKNYRDILVELGVDVDRPWSELPAEQREWILMTDEQPVVTVHPVRDAGKVARDYQGTFSSARRYVLHTYATTKSASLRARAARFLLSSPCPVCEGRRLRPEALAVRFAGRDITEMAALPLTELAEVLSGATRAGDLDAAGPPDARAEAAAALAGNLLERIRTMAELGLGYLSTDRSTATLSSGELQRLRLATQLRSGLFGVLYVLDEPSAGLHPSDTEALLEAMRRLRGAGNSLFVVEHNLDVMRQADWIVDVGPGAGEHGGRVLYSGEVAGLARVAGSATRRYLFEQADRTGDRDARRPSGWLELRGITRHNLRDLDVRFPLGTFTAVTGVSGSGKSTLVSQVLTGVVAEHLGADADDPGQLGAREGEDTGAGHEGGGGRAGPDGSTTFPGPGPDGSTPEEVVTHVAATGLEPIRRLVRVDQRPIGRTPRSNLATYTGLFDAVRRLFAATPEARRHGYDAGRFSFNVPGGRCENCQGQGSIFIEMLFLPGATAPCPVCHGARYNPETLRVTVAGRSIADVLDMTVEQARDFLREVPGAVRSLEVLSEVGLGYLRLGQPATTLSGGEAQRVKLASELQRVRRGHTLYVLDEPTSGLHPADVDLLVAQLRGLVAAGNTVVLVEHDMDVVAGTDWVIDLGPGGGEAGGRVVAAGPPHVVAGARDSATAPYLARRLARREGGRRGVAAR; encoded by the coding sequence ATGATCCGCGTGCGGGACGCGCGGGAGCACAACCTGCGCCACGTCGACGTCGAGGCGCCTCGGGACCGCATCGTCCTGTTCACCGGGGTGTCGGGTTCGGGGAAGTCGTCCCTGGCCTTCGGGACCGTCTACGCCGAGGCGCAGCGCCGCTACCTGGAGTCCGTCACCCCCTACGCCCGGCGGCTCATCGAGCAGGTGGGGGCTCCCAAGGTAGGCGACATCACCGGCCTCCCCCCGGCGGTCGCCCTGCGGCAGGCCCGGGGCGGCGGCAGCGCCCGCTCGTCGGTGGGCACCGTGACCCACCTCTCCAACGTGCTGCGGATGCTGTTCTCCCGCGCCGGCGCCTATCCCCCCGGCGCGGAGCACCTGGACTCCGACTCCTTCTCGCCGAACACCCCGATCGGGGCCTGCCCGCACTGCCACGGCCTGGGCCGGGTGCACACGGTCAGCGAGGAGAGCCTGGTTCCGGACCCCGGCCTGAGCATCCGTGAGGGCGCGGTCGCCGCCTGGCCCGGCGCCTGGCAGGGCAAGAACTACCGCGACATCCTCGTCGAACTGGGAGTCGACGTCGACCGTCCGTGGTCGGAGCTGCCCGCCGAGCAGCGCGAGTGGATCCTGATGACCGACGAGCAGCCGGTCGTCACCGTCCACCCCGTGCGTGACGCCGGCAAGGTGGCCCGCGACTACCAGGGGACCTTCTCCAGCGCCCGGCGGTATGTGCTGCACACCTACGCCACGACGAAGAGCGCCTCCCTGCGCGCACGGGCCGCCCGGTTCCTGCTCTCCTCCCCGTGCCCGGTGTGCGAGGGCAGACGGCTGCGTCCGGAGGCGCTGGCCGTACGCTTCGCCGGCCGGGACATCACCGAGATGGCGGCCCTGCCCCTGACGGAGCTGGCCGAGGTGCTCTCCGGCGCGACCCGCGCCGGCGACCTCGACGCGGCCGGGCCGCCGGACGCGCGGGCGGAGGCCGCGGCGGCGCTGGCGGGCAACCTGCTGGAGCGCATCCGGACCATGGCCGAGCTGGGGCTGGGATACCTGAGTACGGACCGGTCCACCGCGACGCTCTCGTCAGGGGAGCTGCAGCGGCTACGGCTGGCCACCCAGCTGCGGTCGGGCCTGTTCGGAGTGCTGTACGTGCTCGACGAGCCGTCGGCCGGCCTGCACCCGTCCGACACCGAGGCGCTGCTGGAGGCCATGCGCCGGCTCCGGGGGGCGGGCAACTCGCTGTTCGTCGTCGAGCACAACCTGGATGTCATGCGTCAGGCCGACTGGATCGTCGACGTCGGCCCCGGAGCCGGGGAGCACGGCGGGCGGGTGCTGTACAGCGGCGAGGTCGCGGGCCTGGCGCGGGTGGCCGGCTCGGCCACCCGCCGATACCTCTTCGAGCAGGCGGACCGTACCGGCGACCGGGACGCGCGCCGTCCCTCCGGCTGGCTGGAACTGCGCGGCATCACCCGTCACAACCTCCGCGACCTGGATGTGCGCTTCCCGCTGGGCACCTTCACCGCGGTCACGGGTGTCTCGGGTTCGGGGAAGTCGACGCTGGTGAGCCAGGTGCTGACCGGCGTCGTCGCGGAGCACCTGGGTGCCGACGCCGACGACCCGGGACAGCTGGGCGCCCGCGAGGGCGAGGACACCGGCGCCGGGCACGAGGGAGGCGGCGGGCGCGCGGGGCCGGACGGCTCCACGACCTTCCCGGGGCCGGGGCCGGACGGCTCCACGCCCGAGGAGGTCGTGACCCACGTGGCGGCGACCGGCCTGGAGCCGATCCGCCGCCTGGTCCGCGTCGACCAGCGGCCGATCGGACGCACCCCGCGGTCGAACCTGGCCACCTACACCGGCCTGTTCGACGCCGTCCGCCGGCTCTTCGCCGCGACCCCGGAGGCGCGCCGCCATGGTTACGACGCCGGCCGCTTCTCCTTCAACGTCCCCGGCGGACGGTGCGAGAACTGCCAGGGGCAGGGGTCGATCTTCATCGAGATGCTGTTCCTGCCGGGCGCGACCGCCCCGTGCCCGGTCTGCCACGGCGCGCGCTACAACCCCGAGACACTGCGGGTGACGGTGGCGGGGCGCTCCATCGCCGACGTGCTCGACATGACCGTCGAGCAGGCGCGCGACTTCCTGCGGGAGGTCCCCGGCGCGGTCAGGAGCCTGGAGGTGCTGTCGGAGGTCGGGCTGGGATACCTGCGGCTGGGGCAGCCGGCGACGACCCTGTCCGGCGGCGAGGCGCAGCGCGTCAAGCTGGCCAGCGAGCTGCAACGCGTGCGCAGGGGCCACACCCTGTACGTCCTGGACGAACCGACCAGCGGGCTGCACCCGGCCGATGTCGACCTGCTGGTGGCGCAGCTACGCGGGCTCGTCGCGGCGGGGAACACGGTGGTGCTCGTGGAACACGACATGGACGTGGTGGCGGGTACGGACTGGGTGATCGATCTGGGGCCCGGTGGCGGCGAGGCGGGCGGGCGCGTCGTCGCGGCCGGCCCCCCGCACGTGGTGGCGGGTGCGCGGGACAGCGCGACGGCTCCGTACCTGGCCCGCCGGCTGGCCCGCCGGGAAGGCGGACGGCGGGGCGTGGCCGCCCGCTGA